Genomic window (Grus americana isolate bGruAme1 chromosome 10, bGruAme1.mat, whole genome shotgun sequence):
GTGTCATTATTTCCTGTTTACAATTTGTACCACCCAATATGTCCTAttcctgtatttgttttattttgagaaaattttGGGTTTTCTACACCCAGGGAATTTAACATGCAGTCAGTTACCTGCTGTTCTTCACACAGTCCTTGTCCTCCCATCCTGTGATTGGAAAAAAGATGTGGAGTGGCCTTTACCCCTAAAAATGCTTCCTCCGTGCCACTTCctgtagaggttttttttaataactcctTCCCAAATACCTAGGATAGAGAGGATGAATTTTTACAGCCTGCTGGCTAACTGCCCACATCTGAGATTTTGGGTTTCTGTAGTTGAAACAAAGTCATTGCTGTTGTGAATAACCATGACAATATTTGCACTGcatcctttttgttttggtaacTTCTCTCTCCACACCCCAACCAGTTTCTCATCCACCTGCTTTCATGAAGTAGTTATTTCTGTTGTCATCCAGCACACAGCAGGGCTTCAGGCTGACTAGCATGTCGCTGCTACTTTTAGATAAATGACATTAATAATGAGATGAGTTAAAGGTGCAGTTGGAATATTTTCTGGCAACACTTGAACTAGGTATTATCACAATGTGTGTATATGTCACTTAGGATCTGATTTGCAGGAAGCAGATGAcatgggttttgggtttttggtttttgttttttttctttttagaagagtACTGCTTGGAGGGATGGGTTTTGTTATTACCGTGACTACTTAAGAGTTCATACAGTTGAGATTAACACCCTGTTCTTCAGGCAGTTTAAGTTTAAAAGCAGTCCTCGCCATGTAGAGGTTACAGTTTAAATGATTACTATTAGGAAAGGATGCAAAGGAACTGAGAAGCAAAATGATTTGCATAAACTGAAGCTATGGTCAAGCTGAGGAACATAACCTGAGTTTGCTGGCTTCCAAGCCAGTGCTCAGTACATTACACTACAGTTTCTCATGCTAGTTTATTAAGCCAAAGTCAGTTTAACATTGTCCTGTTTATCTGATAAGCTTGAGGAAATACATATTACAAACTGTGTCCAGTAAAACACTGATTCACTGTCCAGTTTTTGTCGAGGTTTCATGAAGCTTTGcctatcattttaaaataaaacatattttcagtaGTAATGTTTCTGATCCAGCTTTTCTGTGTGCTGTTGCCCTTTGCCATATACAGTTACCTCTTGGAACTTATTTTTAGTGACTTCATACGTTGCTGCAGCAACTGAACAACTGTTGTTTTAACAGCAGCCAGAAATCCTTAGTCAAACTACCCACATTCCTAGTTTCCTTCGTCATGGTTAACGCTTTCATCGCCAGCACCTTGATATGTTTCTGCAACGTCACCATCAGCTTCTCTAGTGCGTGTCTATCAGAGCAATTTGTTTGGCTTCATCACATCAGATGTTTGGTCTTGGGAACATTCTCAATGTATTGAAGTGATCTAATTCCTGTAAAGCCTCTCTCAACATGGAGGAAGATAAACTGCTTTTACTTTGGTTTTACCTACTAAAGGTTATCCTAGGGTTGAATTTGACTACAGAAGAGAAGTAAATGTGTCCATCTGAGCCTGTTTTAAGGGGGACAGTGACCTGTAAATGCGTTAGGTAATTCTAACCTGGCTTTTCTTATGAATCTAGGCAAATCCATGgttgcaaagaaaacattactaATAATATTTTGCTGATATAGCATTGTCTACTGAATCTAGAGGCAGTCAGAAACCAAAAGAAGCATAAAGTGTCCAAAGTCATCAGTCGTGAATTATGAAATCTACAGATGACATTTAAAATGCCTACTTTGTTAATTTTGACAGAAATGCCCAGCAAATGTGTTTATACCACAATCCTAAACTGCTTTCTACTACCCCCTAGGGAGTCTGAAGCCTTGGCTATCATAATCCTCCAGCTTTACTCTTGACAACTTTCATGTTGCAGCTGTATGTTATCAGTGCAAAACATGTGGcatttccaaaaccagaaatgatGAAACAGTTATCTCACTACTAGAAGTGAATATAAAAACACCAAAGTTACCATACTGATTATAGCATTCCGTTGCATATTGAAAGAACCTGCCATAGAATTTTTAGGCTGTTGCAACAGAATGCTGCAGTTCAGCACTTTTTTGGGGGATTAACATAGCTTGTGGCCCTGCAAAAGTGGAAAAGGGacaaatggggtttttttccttcttcctttaaaaaaaaaaaaaaaaaaggccggACATATTTTATGTCCGACAGTACGAGCACATAGacagcaggagagaaggaaagcacaCAGAATTTCCAGAAAATTTATCAGGAATTCTGAGATCCAGTCCTACTGGATAACAGTCTTTAAAACTTCTAGGACTGAACAAAGTCACCCTGATATCTACTTTTTGTATTTGGTATATGGAAGAAGCCAACaattttattgggtttttttttggggggggtggtggtgttggtttttgggtggggttttttttgagcaaTTTTGTAATTCTAGAGAATGCacttagtctttttttcttctgagaagacAGAAGTTTGATGTGTGCCTGTTTGAATATTCTTAATGCAGAGCAATTactcctgaaaatgttttgccttTCAGTTGTGCTAATCTCTGTGGGAAATGTACCTCTGGAGTACTTTCCACCACtgtagaaaggagaaaatgtagGGTAGTAACCTTATGCAGGAATAGAACAAGCCTGTGGCTGCTCTCAGATGGGTTTTGAGGGAGTGTGGTCCTTGTACGTGCATGCTGTATAGGGAACAAAGTTTGGCATAAAGGAAGGATAGCCAGTGTTCTCAAGTAATCAGCTGGGTATAATGTCACCAGCGTATAAGACACGTTAGCACACCAAGAATAGGTAGTAGACAAAATTGTGAAGCAGATTGTCAACAGTTGTTGTCTGCTTCTGCTATTTGCTTGTAGTAATATAATTTCCATAAAGTAAACAAATTGGTGTCCTGTCCATTTCTGATCAATTGCTGCAGAGGTGATGTCTTGGTTGGTCAACAAGAGGAAGCCTTGACCACAACAATCCTGTGGAAGTGGTGGTTTCCTGGAACTATGGAAGCTATTAGAGAGTCACTgcaaaaaaagaatgaatggAAGGCAGAGGAACAGAGGGGACAGACAGAGATGTCTTTAAAGAAACCAAGCACTTTATGTCACAAAGAATTTTCCTAGTTCTTTGTTGTAAAATATGTTGTGTCGATTTCAGATTGAGTAGGAACTACGAATAGTTACTTTAATACTGCAAGTTGTTTTGTCCAGCACTGGCCAGTGTTTGACAGTAGAAGTAATACTTTCtttcaattttcatttgaaaaggaTAGAACTTACAAATCCTGGGTGTAACAGTTCCCTCATATATCACACTGCAACAACACCTTTAGTACTATATTACCAGCAGGAAAGCTGCAAATATGTTTTTcggttttgccttttctttataaaacatCTCCATGTGTTTCTCTCAGAAAGCTTTACTGAATGTCTGTtaagttttgtttggttttgttttctcctagCTTATAAGATTATCATTCTGGAAAAACTTGCTAGCTTGTATGATTCCATAGTGGAAATCAGTGGATATTGTCCATGTCAGGAAGCAGTATATTGACTAATGGGGAAGATTTGATCTAAAACTGTACTGTGTTTGCTACTGTTACCTACTGTAAGATTATTGCATTGTTCTCAAGAACTGGACTCTGCAAATTGAAACTCTGGAAAATGCTAAGGATTTCTCATTCCCAGGAATAAAAATACGTGGTGTGAAAAACACTCAGGATCTGACCCAACTGTGGGATaatcatttcagtttttaagacgtataaatgttaaatattatGATTATTCTTCCCAATATTTTAATGGAGTGtcttttaatgtgttttgcAGAGCTTTGTTAGAAGGGGAGAGCAACCAGTGGATTATTACATGGAGAGATCAGCATACAGGGAAATTGCCTCAAGGTAAAAAATGAatcttaaaaaatgaatgttgaatgaaattaaatataactGGAAACTGTTGTGTTATAGTATTCCTGAAGCATACTTTTTACCAGTGTATTGCAAAGTGAATATTGAATTGGTTTTGagtgttaatattttaaatcaatataGTGATATTTTATATGAGATAATTTATAAAATCATGACTCAAGTGGAGAAGGTAAGTAGGGAGTGATGTTTCATAGCTCTAATAGTGCAACAACTTTTGGAAGCCCATAGCTCTTAAGAGAGTTTTGAAGTATAAAGGAAGAGGTATTTAACAAAACATGTAGTTGAAACCATGGAATTCATCATCATGAGGCATTGTGAGTGTTTAAAAAGTTTACGTGGgtttaaagagaaattttagcagagtaatgaaagaaaaatcaaagactTACTAAACATAAAGATACCATTTCTATCTTAGGAGCTGCAAATCTCTGGAGGCTGTGAGAGTATACCAGGGAAGTATCACTATTTACTTGCCCTGTTCTTATACTCTTCCCTACATATCTACTGTTGGTCACTGTAAACAGGACACTAGATAAGATGGACCTTCGATTTAACTGCCATGGCCATTGTTATTAATAACAGAATTAGTCTCAATAACACTCCTGAGTTTAACAATGTGTGGTCTTAAAATCGCCAGGCTATCATAGAGAGTCGTCCTAGAAGAGATTTGAAGGCTGTGTCCGTAGCAGTAATTTAAACAGACTAGGGCCTAGGCTGAAACGCTCACAAAGAATTGCCTGTGCTGTTAAATAGTTAGCACTGTCCCTGACATAGTTTTGATCTGGTCTAGCCAGTACTTTTGCAGACAATGCTCAGGCATTGAATATCAGTGGTTACCACAGCCCAGGAAGCACTACCAAAAGTCAGAGGAGATGTGACTTGCTTTTTAGGAGTAGGAGATTTGAGTTGTGCAGTGCTGGTTGGTCTTTGAGCCAGATGATGATTCCTAGtccattttattaaattgtatAGATATAGCCTAAAAGgttctttattttctccctaGTTGTATCTTATGGCTATGGAGggttgtttttgtgttttcagtttccAGTATGTGGTGGCAGGTACGCCGTTAATTCTCAGTAGGAACTGAGAAACTTCAGGCCACTTTGACTAATGAAGTAAAAAACGAAGCCTAGGATATTAGCATACATTATTTAACAAGAAATTGTAAATGTAAATGAACGTTAATATAAATATGAAAGGTGTAATTCTTAAGTAAATGCCATAATACCCAGTAGCTCAAAAATTAGCAAGATCTTGCAACTTAGtaaaaagctttgctttcagttttaatataatttttgcaTAGACTTAATTATCATGCAAAACCTACAGGAATGCCTTTACAAAGCTGCACTGAAAATGAAgccattatttctttcaaaaatttaGTATAAAATTTCTTAGTTCATGCCCtctattttgtattattttaaaatacaagccattattttaatgttttgtcaCCTATGCTCTTTTTGCAGATATTATAAACACTTCATATAACTACACTGATATTTACTCTActtatgaagaaagaaatagaaataaagctTCACCAGCTAGCAGGATCACTGATACAAGACATAGAATGCCAGTGACAAATACTAGCAGTTCTGCACGTTATTCAGCTCAATCAACACAGGCTGGATCACAGACAACAGCTAGTGGAAGAGCTTTTGGAAGAGATGTACTTGGTTCAATATATCGTCCTTCAACAACTGTTACAAAGGATGAAAGGATTGTAACAGACCACAAAGAATTAAGAACATTTACTCCAGCCTACAGTAGGTGGAAAAATACCGAAATGCAGCAAAAGACAAtcccagaaagaaagaaaacagaagttacaACTTCATCAACAGtatctttttcaaaagaatcaGCACATGCTGAAAGTTCAGACAAGGACCACAAAGCTGACACAAAGCCTTCTGAAAATataagaacaaaaccaagctTCACTAGATTTCCGGCTTATGAGCTGAATACCAATTTTAAACCATCTAAATATGAAGAATCCATAATTGAAACACAGACcacactaaaagaaaaaagaggaggcagcaaaccaactgaagagaaaaaatctctgctgaaagaaaaagataagctagagaaacaaacaaaggaggaaaaaaagaaaacagatgagaaaCCTTTTATAGAAGAAAGAAGTGTTGATTTTGGAAGGAAGACCGAGCAGAAAAAATATATCCGGGAGGAAGTCATTAATCAGAAGTTAACAGGGAGTGATATTTCTAATGCAAGAACTTTGAAAAGTGAATCAACCAAAAAAGATACAAATGCGACCTTGGAATCAAGaagcaaagaagtcattgagatACCTATCAGTCTTGAAATGCCTGCTCCTGACAAACAGTCTcagaataataaagaaataaggTTACAAGGTTTTAAAACTTCCAtaggaagagaaacagatgaCCATGTGACTAAGCCTGCTGAAATTCACAAAGTGAGTATTTCAGAAGTAGAATCCGATCTCAAAGATGAAGAGAGAACTACTGATAGAAGCCATAAAATGGGAACTCTGTCAACTGAAAATATAGCAGAGAATATTGTTGCTGACATTCTTAAAAGTTTTACACAGTCTTCTAGTTCACAAGTATCAACAGACACGAAAGTGACCtattttaataagaaagaaCAACCAGATGATGGGAAAATAAAGACTGAGATCACAGTACAATCTCAAGTTCAAGAAAAATTAGATATTTCTGATGAAGCTGACCTAGGAGGTCTGTCAAACCAGGATGTTAAAAAAGTGGTTCGAGAGAGTGTTGAGGGAACTCCTTCCAAAGGGGAGATAGAAGATATAGTACATCATGGCCTGAAAGGAAACGAGGGCAGAAAGAACATGTCTGTTAACGTTGAGATTGTAGAGGAGCCACTAGATTATGCCACTGATGAAAGGACTGACTTTTCAACACCTTTTGAAGTAGAGGAAGTTGAAGATACGTTCCCTGAGAGAGAGAGGCATTACGGGGATGAGGAGGAACAAAACATAACGTTCACATatgaagatgttaaaaagaagaaacaacgCCATGAGAGTTTCACTCATGTGGAAGAAGTAACTGAGGAAGATGACTCACCtattgaacaaaaatattttgtatctgTTCCGGATGATCATCCtattattaatgaaaaagacGATGACTCAGTATATGGGCAAATTCATATAGAAGAAGAATCAACTATTAAATATTCTTGGCAAGATGAATTTTTGCAAGGCACACAAAGGAAGAGAGATGAAGGTGTAAGCTCTCCAGAAGAAACATATCAAGTGGTAGGGGAGGAAACAAGTGcccatattttaaaagagcatCCTAAAACTGAAACATCCCATGTTGAATCCGTTgttattgaaaaagaaattaaaattcccCATGAATTTCAGACTTCAATAAAAGGGCTTTTATCAAAGGAAACGAAGGACCCTAAACATCAATTGAAGGAAGCTTTGGAGCAGTTGGAGGGCAGTCTTCCAGAAAGCG
Coding sequences:
- the SYNM gene encoding synemin isoform X2 — translated: MSITDYLKDYQELLQVKAGLILEIETYRALLEGESNQWIITWRDQHTGKLPQDIINTSYNYTDIYSTYEERNRNKASPASRITDTRHRMPVTNTSSSARYSAQSTQAGSQTTASGRAFGRDVLGSIYRPSTTVTKDERIVTDHKELRTFTPAYSRWKNTEMQQKTIPERKKTEVTTSSTVSFSKESAHAESSDKDHKADTKPSENIRTKPSFTRFPAYELNTNFKPSKYEESIIETQTTLKEKRGGSKPTEEKKSLLKEKDKLEKQTKEEKKKTDEKPFIEERSVDFGRKTEQKKYIREEVINQKLTGSDISNARTLKSESTKKDTNATLESRSKEVIEIPISLEMPAPDKQSQNNKEIRLQGFKTSIGRETDDHVTKPAEIHKVSISEVESDLKDEERTTDRSHKMGTLSTENIAENIVADILKSFTQSSSSQVSTDTKVTYFNKKEQPDDGKIKTEITVQSQVQEKLDISDEADLGGLSNQDVKKVVRESVEGTPSKGEIEDIVHHGLKGNEGRKNMSVNVEIVEEPLDYATDERTDFSTPFEVEEVEDTFPERERHYGDEEEQNITFTYEDVKKKKQRHESFTHVEEVTEEDDSPIEQKYFVSVPDDHPIINEKDDDSVYGQIHIEEESTIKYSWQDEFLQGTQRKRDEGVSSPEETYQVVGEETSAHILKEHPKTETSHVESVVIEKEIKIPHEFQTSIKGLLSKETKDPKHQLKEALEQLEGSLPESVKEELSALTKENQADSSSLEFDIKKVDQKEEGGLVTIVAEVNLSQTLNTDEFDVAQLGEVIASEKEKAMLHSLKKESSERVVDGRSNIVDVSSRSDQYTPLADQEIYNSSTIRRSGGTGYHTTEKVIYDGSGLETADFGKVSLSPQSTDETKSIRHIKVGPAEVQRFEQIVYEGPGSETLELSATEDLVQTEGSSEFSRSVKHFKLGPKEIQTTEEVIYTGPITTTVEEIDSGNLSQKFSTDFSRSTRHVTVGSRQVTEEVSFEGPVSDSLELNSSGNLSQTEGSVDVSRSVRHFRLGPKEIHTEQVIFEGPISGKVEVSDTKDFSQTESSVRHIQLGPQEFMTAEKIIYHGPVSEHTEISELEDQTLSEGSIKHVRRGQVGVKTTEQIIYQGSLSETPDLINEEGHLSENEGSSAINRSFRHIKISPGETHAEQIIFTRPISETLEDLSQTEESAESSRSVKHIKVGSKETSFTFQMDVSNMGGISTVKSGEQQATMLISNKQDPSVSQSQIVVESDQIVENENKRGGYVLSSFSQDHGEKVVEKSFFDKTVQLQRMVDQRSVISDEKKVALLYLDHEEEDDDDNDGQWF